A single region of the Anaerolineales bacterium genome encodes:
- a CDS encoding sugar ABC transporter substrate-binding protein, translating to MIKKVGLLFVVVALLLIAAAPSTHPAQAAQEQTITVWGFVWTADWLDSIKPGFEAAHPGVTVNIERFEYDPYRDAVVTALAAGENAPDVVTLDPMWAGDLIRNGAVVALDGIENELNPADFTGGGWELCGYAGKQYGVPADLDFNVVFYRKDIYDPAIKAAGLDGFPANTADFVKVAQAITKDKQYAILLGVNDYYGFYQGFLTPYNGRLVSEDGSTYLYNNEAAVAALTLYNDLANTYKVARLWDDASDGDQAAALKNGEVLAVMRGSWYATELAAVAPELEGKWGVAPMPFGPEDRKYHASTGGACFSIPKASKAQDLARQFLVYMEQPEVMATYYEKVGGVPALQTAWQHIDLSQDNEYLGVPLAKLISEWAVQVRGMELPSAEVAEHLGEAIYIVTKEGGDVKESLDNAVASSPALK from the coding sequence ATGATTAAGAAAGTTGGTTTACTCTTTGTGGTGGTGGCGCTGCTGCTGATAGCCGCTGCGCCTAGCACACATCCGGCACAAGCTGCCCAAGAGCAGACGATCACCGTGTGGGGGTTTGTTTGGACGGCAGATTGGCTGGACAGCATCAAACCCGGCTTTGAGGCGGCGCACCCGGGCGTTACGGTGAATATTGAGCGGTTTGAGTACGATCCCTATCGGGATGCGGTGGTCACGGCGCTTGCCGCCGGGGAAAACGCGCCTGATGTGGTGACCCTTGATCCCATGTGGGCGGGCGATCTGATCCGCAATGGGGCAGTGGTTGCTTTGGATGGAATCGAGAACGAACTGAACCCGGCAGACTTCACTGGGGGCGGTTGGGAACTGTGCGGGTACGCCGGCAAACAATATGGCGTTCCCGCCGATCTCGATTTCAATGTGGTGTTTTACCGCAAAGATATCTATGACCCGGCAATCAAGGCGGCAGGGCTGGATGGCTTCCCCGCTAACACAGCCGATTTTGTGAAGGTTGCGCAGGCAATCACAAAAGACAAGCAGTATGCCATTCTGCTCGGTGTCAATGACTACTACGGGTTCTATCAGGGCTTCCTGACGCCCTACAACGGGCGCTTGGTCAGCGAAGATGGCAGCACCTACCTCTATAACAACGAGGCGGCGGTGGCAGCGCTGACGCTCTACAACGACCTCGCCAACACCTACAAAGTTGCCCGCTTGTGGGACGATGCTTCCGATGGCGATCAGGCTGCCGCGCTGAAGAATGGCGAAGTTCTCGCCGTGATGCGTGGCTCATGGTATGCCACCGAACTGGCAGCCGTCGCCCCAGAGTTGGAAGGCAAATGGGGCGTTGCGCCCATGCCCTTTGGTCCTGAAGACCGGAAATACCACGCCTCCACAGGTGGGGCGTGCTTCTCCATTCCGAAGGCATCGAAGGCACAAGACCTCGCCCGCCAATTCTTGGTTTATATGGAACAGCCCGAAGTCATGGCAACCTACTATGAGAAGGTCGGTGGCGTCCCTGCCCTCCAGACGGCATGGCAGCACATTGACCTAAGCCAAGACAACGAGTACCTCGGTGTACCGCTGGCAAAGCTGATCTCTGAATGGGCGGTGCAGGTGCGCGGGATGGAATTACCCTCGGCGGAAGTTGCCGAACATCTTGGCGAAGCGATTTACATCGTGACGAAAGAGGGCGGCGACGTGAAAGAATCACTCGATAACGCGGTGGCATCTAGTCCGGCGCTGAAGTAA
- a CDS encoding ATPase produces the protein MTGTAGTPLPPYFLGVDGGGSKTDALILDGRGMVLGKGRSGRGNYHTAGMAEVIANARSAIGQAVAEAQTSGADLSGTGSLALESAAFCMAGADLPQDFTRLREAFTALPLGCSFEVYNDVIGIFRAGSRFPYGVGVVCGTGFNAGGVDQHGRELRFPALGGFTGDRAGGDHLAIEAVGAAFRAWDGRGAPTLLEGAILRLWQKPDYLTLAADYENGTISADQMRALVPLLFETAAAGDALAQGIIREQGLELSTAALTMLRCLDLLGTDCDVVLGGGVFRAANPLLTDTIRDQLASAAPQVVVQRLNQPPVVGAALLAADRCAYPTGDGFLATLRKQMAL, from the coding sequence ATGACCGGCACGGCAGGCACACCTCTCCCCCCCTATTTCCTCGGCGTTGATGGCGGCGGCTCAAAAACGGACGCCCTCATCCTTGATGGGCGGGGCATGGTCTTAGGAAAAGGGCGGAGCGGGCGCGGGAATTACCACACCGCAGGCATGGCAGAAGTGATCGCCAATGCCCGCAGCGCTATTGGGCAGGCGGTGGCAGAGGCTCAAACAAGTGGCGCTGATCTGTCTGGTACTGGGTCTCTTGCCCTCGAAAGCGCCGCATTTTGCATGGCGGGGGCAGACCTTCCCCAAGATTTTACCCGCCTGCGTGAGGCGTTCACCGCGCTGCCGTTGGGCTGTTCCTTTGAAGTCTATAACGATGTGATCGGCATTTTTCGGGCGGGCAGCCGCTTTCCCTATGGGGTCGGCGTCGTCTGTGGGACGGGCTTCAATGCGGGCGGTGTCGATCAACACGGGCGCGAGCTTCGCTTTCCGGCACTCGGTGGGTTCACCGGAGATCGAGCGGGGGGCGATCATCTAGCGATAGAGGCGGTTGGGGCTGCCTTTCGTGCGTGGGATGGACGCGGAGCGCCAACCCTCTTGGAAGGCGCCATTTTGCGCCTATGGCAAAAGCCTGATTACCTGACCCTCGCTGCCGATTACGAAAACGGGACGATTTCCGCCGATCAGATGCGGGCGCTTGTCCCGCTGCTCTTTGAGACAGCGGCGGCGGGGGATGCGCTTGCGCAAGGGATCATCCGCGAACAGGGGCTAGAACTTAGTACGGCGGCACTCACGATGCTGCGCTGCCTCGATCTATTGGGGACGGATTGTGATGTCGTCCTCGGCGGCGGCGTGTTTCGGGCGGCAAACCCCTTGCTCACTGACACCATTCGAGATCAGCTTGCTTCCGCTGCACCACAGGTTGTTGTGCAGCGTTTAAACCAGCCCCCCGTTGTTGGGGCGGCGCTTTTGGCAGCGGATCGCTGCGCCTACCCCACAGGGGATGGGTTTTTAGCCACACTGCGCAAGCAGATGGCGCTCTAA
- a CDS encoding 6-phospho-beta-glucosidase, producing the protein MKPLRIAVVGGGSTYTPELVEGFVRHAAELPLEHLVLMDISEERLRTVGGLAQRMLAPCGVEVSLTTQLDDALDGMDFVLTQMRIGGLAARALDEQLPLPHGVLGQETVGPGGFAKALRTIPVMLTIARRMADISPDATLINFTNPAGIVTEAILRHTATRAIGLCNVPINLRISLAQTLNVPLEAVELEYVGLNHLSWTRVWVDGKDVTAHVLATEWGTSGGQVDAGYLKAVGLLPNYYLRYYVHPDRVLQEQKNAAQSRGQYLQTVEAELLKLYSDPTLREKPKLLETRGGAHYSTAAVELIRSIALDRRDVLIVNTRNGTAVPDLPPDCAVEVPCVVSKTGARPLTMGSLPPTVRGLMGAVKAYEELTIQAAVTGSEDMAIMALFSNPLVGSWDKAVALWKAIKTAHWDYLPQFHPKGEGS; encoded by the coding sequence ATGAAACCGTTGCGAATTGCTGTGGTGGGGGGCGGCAGCACCTACACCCCCGAACTTGTGGAGGGCTTTGTTCGCCATGCGGCTGAACTCCCCCTTGAACATCTGGTGCTGATGGATATTTCCGAGGAACGCCTGCGCACCGTTGGCGGGCTGGCGCAGCGTATGTTAGCGCCGTGCGGCGTCGAAGTGTCTCTGACGACACAGCTTGACGATGCCCTTGACGGGATGGATTTTGTCCTCACCCAAATGCGCATTGGCGGTTTGGCGGCACGGGCGCTTGATGAACAACTCCCTTTGCCACACGGCGTCTTGGGTCAGGAAACCGTCGGACCGGGCGGCTTTGCCAAAGCGCTGCGCACCATTCCGGTGATGCTGACCATTGCCCGCCGCATGGCAGACATTTCCCCCGATGCGACCTTGATCAACTTTACCAATCCAGCGGGGATCGTCACCGAGGCAATCTTGCGTCACACCGCGACCCGCGCCATTGGGCTGTGCAACGTGCCGATCAACTTGCGGATCAGCCTTGCCCAGACGCTCAATGTCCCCCTAGAAGCCGTTGAACTTGAGTATGTGGGGCTGAATCACCTCAGTTGGACGCGGGTGTGGGTCGATGGCAAGGATGTCACCGCCCACGTCTTGGCAACAGAGTGGGGGACAAGCGGCGGGCAGGTGGACGCGGGCTATTTGAAAGCCGTTGGACTGCTGCCCAACTACTATTTGCGCTACTACGTGCATCCTGATCGTGTCCTCCAAGAGCAGAAAAACGCCGCCCAAAGTCGGGGGCAATATTTACAGACGGTGGAAGCGGAACTGCTAAAACTGTACAGCGACCCCACCCTGCGCGAAAAGCCCAAACTGCTGGAAACACGTGGCGGGGCGCATTACTCAACGGCGGCGGTGGAATTGATCCGCTCTATTGCGCTGGATCGCCGTGATGTGCTGATTGTGAACACGCGCAACGGAACAGCCGTCCCCGATCTGCCGCCGGACTGCGCGGTAGAAGTCCCCTGCGTCGTCAGCAAAACGGGCGCCCGCCCCTTGACCATGGGCAGCCTACCGCCCACCGTGCGCGGCTTGATGGGTGCAGTGAAGGCATACGAAGAACTGACCATCCAAGCGGCAGTCACCGGCAGCGAGGATATGGCAATCATGGCGCTGTTCAGCAACCCCCTCGTTGGCTCATGGGATAAAGCCGTTGCCCTGTGGAAGGCGATTAAGACCGCCCATTGGGACTATCTCCCCCAGTTCCATCCCAAAGGAGAAGGGTCATGA
- a CDS encoding 6-phospho-beta-glucosidase has translation MGAKLVIIGGGSTYTPEVIDGLIQRRDEIPLRELALVDIYQERLAVMHGMVSRMLHHAGYPLTLSATTHRERALDGADFVIAQLRVGGMAARLIDETVPPRFGVIGQETIGPGGLLKAMRTIPIMLGIAEDIERYCPSAWLLNFTNPSGMVTEALLHETKVKTLGLCNIPMDMHSDAARLLDVSLERITLDYIGLNHLGWVRDVHLDGVSVMERVLQATIHAARQEKDPLFSPDLLHTLGLLPGYYLSYYYNRDRMLTEQVQSTQSRTERVMEIESELFRLYADPLTVERPALLNQRGGRHYSTAAMRIIHALWHDTGAVNVVNVLNQGTFSSLPPDAVIETACRVDAEGAHPLPAAPIPTIIRGLMESVKASEALAVQAAVAGNLGIALQSLLAHPLVPSFAVARSLLAALVAEHADYLPQFAPRKLTQ, from the coding sequence ATGGGCGCAAAACTCGTAATCATTGGCGGCGGCAGCACCTACACACCCGAAGTGATCGATGGGCTGATTCAACGGCGGGACGAGATTCCCCTCCGCGAACTTGCCCTTGTCGATATCTACCAAGAGCGTTTGGCGGTGATGCACGGGATGGTCTCCCGGATGCTTCACCATGCCGGCTATCCGCTCACCCTAAGCGCGACGACCCACCGCGAGCGGGCGCTGGACGGGGCGGATTTTGTCATTGCCCAACTGCGGGTGGGCGGGATGGCAGCACGCTTGATTGATGAAACTGTCCCCCCACGCTTTGGCGTGATTGGGCAAGAGACCATCGGTCCCGGCGGACTGCTGAAGGCAATGCGCACGATCCCAATCATGTTAGGCATTGCCGAGGATATCGAACGGTACTGCCCTTCCGCGTGGCTGCTCAACTTTACCAACCCATCGGGGATGGTCACCGAGGCGCTGCTGCACGAGACAAAGGTCAAAACACTTGGCTTGTGCAATATTCCGATGGATATGCACTCTGATGCGGCGCGGCTTCTGGATGTCTCCCTAGAACGGATCACCCTTGATTACATTGGGTTGAATCACTTGGGATGGGTGCGCGATGTTCATCTGGATGGCGTGTCCGTGATGGAGCGCGTCTTGCAAGCGACCATCCATGCCGCCCGACAGGAAAAAGACCCCCTCTTTTCGCCCGATCTGCTGCATACCCTGGGGCTTCTCCCAGGGTATTACCTTTCCTATTATTACAACCGAGATCGGATGCTCACCGAACAGGTGCAAAGCACGCAGTCGCGCACAGAGCGCGTGATGGAAATTGAAAGTGAGTTGTTCCGGCTCTATGCCGACCCGCTGACGGTGGAGCGCCCCGCTCTGCTGAACCAACGTGGCGGACGCCACTACTCCACAGCGGCAATGCGCATTATCCATGCCTTGTGGCACGATACGGGCGCAGTGAACGTTGTTAATGTCTTGAATCAGGGAACGTTTAGCAGCCTTCCGCCAGATGCGGTCATTGAAACCGCCTGCCGTGTTGATGCCGAAGGCGCTCACCCGCTGCCCGCCGCGCCGATACCAACGATCATTCGCGGGTTAATGGAATCCGTCAAAGCCTCGGAAGCGCTGGCTGTTCAGGCGGCAGTGGCGGGCAATTTAGGGATAGCCTTGCAATCTCTGCTGGCACATCCCTTAGTTCCGTCGTTTGCGGTGGCGCGTTCCCTCTTAGCGGCGTTGGTCGCCGAACATGCTGACTATCTCCCTCAATTTGCCCCAAGGAAACTGACCCAATGA
- a CDS encoding ROK family transcriptional regulator — MSQTQHPELMRQHNRAMVLATIQRQGPISRVELAQMLDLNAATISRITRLLLDEGVILEEGEDESKNVGRKRVLLRFNNRAQLVAAIRVDETQITGIMADLSGAILTRRTQLITPFLMPALSASELPTLLLTLIEELFEANPSYRSQFSALTLTGDSDLLQQQTLQDTLQTRLEIPVAAIHPAAAVALAETESELLRGETAFLTLYLGVQSCCCLYLEGKTRIGGLGVDADGSPLHSRLCDGGLIAHVQAGFADCPESVLTTRPLSARLIFEAARQRDALALRAVTHLANDLANALLWMRSLFAVQHVVLSGAWIYAADVLIPLLHTALGAHSGGLLLHPAHKRDDAALLGAGKLAISLAETTV; from the coding sequence ATGTCGCAAACGCAACATCCTGAATTGATGCGGCAGCACAACCGGGCAATGGTCTTGGCGACCATTCAGCGGCAGGGACCTATCTCCCGTGTGGAGTTGGCGCAGATGCTTGACCTGAACGCCGCCACGATCTCCCGCATCACGCGGCTGCTGCTTGATGAAGGGGTGATTCTGGAAGAAGGCGAAGACGAGAGCAAGAACGTTGGACGCAAGCGCGTCTTGCTGCGCTTCAACAACCGCGCTCAGTTGGTCGCCGCGATCCGCGTCGATGAGACCCAAATTACAGGCATTATGGCAGACCTCAGCGGCGCGATTCTGACCCGCCGCACGCAGTTAATCACCCCTTTTCTCATGCCCGCCCTCAGCGCCTCTGAACTGCCCACGCTTTTGCTCACGCTGATTGAGGAATTGTTTGAGGCAAACCCTAGCTATCGCTCCCAGTTTTCGGCGCTGACTCTGACGGGTGACAGTGATCTCCTTCAACAGCAGACCCTACAAGATACGTTGCAAACCCGCCTTGAAATTCCGGTGGCGGCGATCCATCCGGCGGCGGCGGTTGCCCTAGCCGAGACGGAATCGGAACTGCTGCGAGGGGAAACTGCTTTCCTAACGCTCTATTTGGGGGTGCAAAGCTGCTGCTGCCTCTACCTTGAGGGAAAAACACGCATCGGGGGGTTAGGGGTTGATGCCGACGGCAGCCCGCTGCACAGCCGCTTATGCGATGGGGGATTGATTGCCCACGTCCAAGCCGGATTTGCCGACTGTCCTGAGAGCGTCCTCACCACCCGCCCGCTGAGCGCACGCCTAATCTTTGAGGCTGCGCGGCAGCGGGATGCGCTTGCCCTGCGTGCCGTCACCCATCTTGCTAACGATCTAGCAAACGCCCTGCTGTGGATGCGCAGTTTATTTGCCGTTCAGCATGTCGTCTTGAGCGGGGCGTGGATTTACGCTGCCGATGTCTTGATTCCCTTGCTGCATACGGCGTTAGGGGCGCACAGTGGCGGTCTGCTGCTCCATCCAGCACATAAACGGGATGATGCAGCGCTGTTGGGGGCGGGTAAGTTGGCTATTTCCCTCGCGGAAACAACGGTTTAA
- a CDS encoding P1 family peptidase — protein MIPSQATLTAISGVRVGHATDPDHPTGCTVILLPPGTVGGVDQRGGAPGTRETDLLRPLHLVQHINAVVLTGGSAFGLAAADGVMRWLEERGIGFPTLSGVVPIVPAAVIYDLTSTGNKRRPDAAMGYAACENASSEPVAEGRVGGGAGATVAKMFGTPALGGVGSAAVEIGGGLIVAALIVVNALGEILSEDGSILVGARNPANPTEIIPALEILRMPFTQPPAPTNTVIGIVATNAALDKEGTNKVAQMAHDGLARAVRPAHMPFDGDTIFAAATGEIQGEGLGAGFVGMIGAFAAEVTAAAIRRAVRAAAG, from the coding sequence ATGATTCCATCACAGGCTACGCTAACTGCTATCTCGGGTGTGCGCGTTGGACACGCCACCGATCCCGACCATCCAACGGGCTGCACCGTGATTTTGCTCCCGCCCGGGACGGTGGGCGGCGTGGATCAGCGCGGCGGCGCCCCCGGCACACGGGAAACCGATCTGCTTCGCCCGCTCCATCTGGTGCAGCACATCAACGCTGTCGTGCTGACGGGCGGCAGCGCCTTCGGACTGGCGGCAGCCGATGGCGTCATGCGTTGGTTGGAGGAACGCGGAATCGGCTTTCCAACGCTGTCGGGCGTGGTGCCGATTGTCCCTGCCGCTGTGATCTACGACCTGACCAGCACGGGAAACAAACGCCGCCCCGATGCGGCAATGGGCTATGCTGCTTGCGAAAACGCAAGCAGCGAACCCGTCGCTGAGGGACGTGTGGGCGGCGGGGCGGGGGCGACAGTGGCAAAAATGTTCGGCACACCCGCCCTCGGCGGGGTTGGCTCGGCGGCGGTGGAGATCGGCGGGGGGCTGATCGTCGCCGCGCTGATCGTCGTCAATGCGCTCGGTGAAATCCTTTCCGAAGATGGATCGATCCTTGTCGGCGCACGAAACCCCGCGAATCCGACTGAGATCATCCCCGCCCTAGAGATTCTGCGGATGCCCTTCACGCAGCCCCCCGCGCCGACGAATACAGTGATCGGGATTGTGGCGACGAACGCTGCCCTTGATAAAGAGGGGACGAACAAAGTGGCGCAGATGGCGCATGATGGGCTGGCGCGGGCGGTGCGTCCGGCGCACATGCCCTTCGATGGGGATACCATTTTTGCGGCGGCAACAGGTGAGATTCAAGGGGAGGGCTTGGGCGCGGGCTTTGTGGGGATGATTGGGGCGTTCGCCGCCGAGGTGACGGCAGCGGCGATTCGGCGGGCGGTGCGGGCGGCGGCGGGATAG
- a CDS encoding Nif11-like leader peptide family natural product precursor — translation MSKENARAFLQRLIVDRTLVTRCKSASQSGRLRIAAEIGLPYTEDDMRSVLREGVNRARRDTSDELSEAELSHVTGGTLTLSAEIVHLLPTGEGATEWLTGTPLVITMG, via the coding sequence ATGTCCAAAGAAAATGCCCGCGCCTTTCTCCAGCGTTTGATTGTGGATCGAACACTGGTCACCCGTTGTAAATCCGCCAGCCAGAGTGGACGGCTGCGGATTGCCGCGGAAATTGGTCTGCCGTACACGGAAGACGATATGCGCAGTGTTCTCCGCGAAGGTGTGAACCGCGCCCGCCGCGACACCTCGGACGAACTGAGCGAGGCGGAGTTGAGCCACGTGACGGGAGGGACACTCACCCTTTCGGCAGAGATCGTCCATCTTTTGCCCACAGGCGAGGGCGCGACAGAGTGGCTGACGGGAACACCGTTGGTCATCACGATGGGCTGA
- the secA gene encoding preprotein translocase subunit SecA produces the protein MVFKKIARAMFGDPNERDLKPYRTRLEAINALDTEMRALRDEDFPRKTEAFRARLQEGETLDDLLIEAFALVREAARRTIGLRHYDVQLIGGMVLHDGKIAEMKTGEGKTLVATLPLYLNALSGGGAHLITPNDYLSKFGLQQMGKVYHLLGLRAAVIQNYANDPSKGSFLYDPTFSSDDDRYQNLRPCSRRDAYYADITYGTNNEFGFDYLRDNMVRALEETVQREHYFGIVDEVDNILIDEARTPLIISGVADQASDLYEKFARIVRDLKPSSQDSIDDKEPDGDYVEDVKSKNVYLTEAGIEKIEQRLRRQGLMEGENLYSPENSDMIPYLDNSLRALVVFHRDKEYMVEKGQVIIVDEFTGRPMYGRRFSEGLHQAIEAKEGVTIQRENLTLATITFQNYFRMYKKLAGMTGTAMTEADEFLKIYKLDVIAIPTHLENIRTDQEDLIYMTEGAKWRAIIGDIQERHARQQPVLIGTVAIETSERLAKLLKDAKIPHIVLNAKQHEREAQVIAQAGRPGAVTIATNMAGRGVDILLGGNPEGLARVGLRDENIEVTEATPEQWQVALEKAKAACQRDRETVLAAGGLYVLGTERHEARRIDNQLRGRAGRQGDPGESRFYLSLEDDLMRRFGGDRVKGLMKTFRMDEDVPLEARLVSGTIHQAQTRIEGYNFDIRKRVLEYDDVVNKQREVIYKQRREILQSENPRDQIEKIIAEEITALVDEHYVETTAETDPENAWRPEELYRDALRLFPVPFHAHPAHWQTADEETITVELTKTALTVYDGIEQKVNSVFNNEAMMRQVEREVMLRAIDQLWMRHLTDLDVLREGIGLVAYAQRDPLVEYKREAFMMWEDLKTQIKHNIAQTVFRIDAQPVVQPAAAGAGSAAKPAAAGTSNTIGAKNIRAVQASVNTYAGNSGGQNGGAARQPQPQTNRDAAPEPIRADVWAKTKPNDPCPCGSGKKYKYCHYREIQEKKVLVNHDEVKRAVGKRRK, from the coding sequence ATGGTGTTTAAGAAAATCGCCCGCGCTATGTTTGGCGACCCAAACGAGCGCGACCTAAAACCCTATCGCACACGCTTAGAGGCGATCAACGCCCTTGATACGGAGATGCGAGCGCTCCGTGATGAAGACTTTCCCCGCAAAACCGAGGCATTCCGCGCCCGCCTGCAAGAAGGCGAGACGCTTGACGATCTGTTGATCGAGGCATTTGCCCTCGTCCGCGAAGCCGCCCGCCGCACGATTGGACTGCGCCATTACGATGTTCAATTGATCGGCGGAATGGTGCTGCACGATGGCAAAATTGCCGAGATGAAAACGGGCGAGGGGAAAACCCTTGTCGCCACCCTCCCCCTCTACTTGAACGCGCTCAGCGGGGGCGGGGCGCACCTGATCACCCCCAACGATTACCTCTCCAAATTTGGCTTGCAACAGATGGGGAAGGTCTATCACCTTTTGGGGCTGCGGGCAGCGGTGATCCAGAACTATGCCAATGATCCCTCCAAAGGCTCTTTCCTTTACGACCCCACCTTTAGCAGCGACGATGATCGCTACCAGAACCTTCGCCCGTGCAGCCGCCGCGATGCCTACTACGCGGACATTACCTACGGGACGAACAACGAATTCGGCTTTGACTACCTGCGCGACAACATGGTGCGGGCGCTGGAAGAAACCGTGCAGCGCGAACACTATTTTGGCATTGTGGACGAGGTAGACAACATCCTGATCGATGAGGCGCGTACTCCGTTGATCATCTCCGGCGTTGCCGACCAAGCCAGCGATCTTTACGAGAAATTCGCCCGCATCGTGCGCGATCTGAAGCCAAGCAGCCAAGACAGCATCGATGACAAAGAGCCGGACGGCGATTACGTTGAAGATGTCAAATCGAAAAATGTCTACCTCACCGAGGCGGGCATTGAGAAGATCGAACAGCGCCTTCGCCGTCAGGGGTTGATGGAGGGCGAAAACCTCTACAGCCCGGAAAACTCCGACATGATTCCGTACCTCGATAACAGCCTTCGGGCGCTGGTGGTCTTTCACCGCGATAAGGAATACATGGTCGAAAAGGGGCAGGTGATCATCGTTGACGAGTTCACCGGACGCCCGATGTATGGGCGGCGCTTTTCGGAAGGGCTGCATCAGGCGATTGAGGCAAAAGAAGGGGTCACCATCCAGCGCGAAAACCTGACGCTGGCGACGATCACCTTCCAAAACTACTTCCGCATGTACAAAAAACTTGCCGGCATGACGGGGACGGCAATGACCGAGGCGGATGAGTTCCTCAAAATCTACAAGCTGGATGTCATTGCCATTCCGACCCACCTTGAAAACATCCGTACCGATCAGGAAGACCTGATTTACATGACCGAAGGGGCAAAATGGCGGGCGATTATCGGGGATATTCAAGAGCGCCACGCCCGTCAGCAGCCGGTGCTGATTGGGACGGTAGCCATTGAGACGAGCGAACGGCTTGCCAAACTCCTGAAGGACGCCAAAATTCCGCATATTGTCCTGAACGCCAAGCAGCACGAACGCGAGGCGCAGGTCATTGCCCAAGCGGGACGTCCCGGCGCGGTGACCATCGCCACGAACATGGCAGGGCGTGGGGTGGATATCCTTTTGGGTGGCAACCCCGAAGGGTTGGCGCGGGTGGGGCTGCGTGATGAGAACATTGAGGTGACCGAAGCCACCCCCGAACAGTGGCAGGTGGCTTTGGAAAAAGCGAAAGCTGCCTGCCAGCGTGACCGCGAAACCGTGCTTGCTGCTGGCGGGCTGTATGTCCTCGGCACAGAGCGCCACGAGGCGCGGCGTATCGATAACCAACTGCGCGGGCGGGCGGGGCGGCAGGGCGACCCTGGCGAATCGCGCTTTTACCTCTCCCTTGAAGATGACCTGATGCGGCGCTTTGGCGGGGATCGGGTGAAGGGCTTGATGAAAACCTTCCGCATGGATGAGGATGTCCCCCTAGAGGCGCGGCTGGTCAGCGGGACAATTCACCAAGCGCAGACGCGCATCGAAGGCTATAACTTTGATATTCGGAAGCGCGTCCTCGAATATGATGATGTGGTGAACAAGCAGCGCGAGGTGATCTACAAACAGCGGCGGGAGATATTGCAAAGTGAGAACCCCCGCGACCAGATTGAAAAGATCATCGCGGAGGAGATCACCGCCCTTGTCGATGAGCATTATGTAGAGACGACAGCAGAAACCGATCCAGAAAATGCGTGGCGTCCTGAAGAACTCTATCGGGATGCCCTGAGGCTCTTCCCTGTCCCCTTTCACGCCCACCCCGCCCATTGGCAAACTGCCGATGAAGAAACAATCACCGTTGAACTGACAAAAACAGCGCTGACTGTCTATGATGGGATTGAGCAGAAGGTCAACAGCGTTTTCAACAATGAGGCGATGATGCGTCAGGTGGAGCGCGAGGTCATGCTCCGCGCCATTGATCAACTGTGGATGCGCCATCTGACCGATCTCGATGTGCTGCGCGAGGGCATTGGGTTGGTTGCCTATGCGCAGCGTGACCCACTTGTAGAGTACAAGCGCGAGGCGTTCATGATGTGGGAAGACCTGAAAACCCAAATCAAACACAACATCGCCCAGACGGTTTTCCGCATTGACGCCCAACCGGTAGTTCAGCCCGCCGCAGCCGGGGCGGGGAGCGCCGCCAAGCCAGCGGCAGCGGGGACATCGAACACCATTGGAGCAAAGAACATCCGGGCGGTGCAAGCCTCGGTGAACACGTATGCTGGAAACAGCGGCGGGCAGAACGGCGGGGCAGCCCGCCAGCCGCAGCCGCAAACCAACCGTGACGCCGCCCCCGAACCGATCCGCGCTGATGTGTGGGCAAAGACAAAACCCAACGATCCATGTCCGTGTGGGAGTGGCAAAAAGTACAAATACTGCCACTATCGGGAAATTCAAGAGAAAAAAGTACTCGTCAACCATGACGAGGTGAAACGCGCCGTTGGAAAACGCCGGAAATAA